From Thalassotalea euphylliae, the proteins below share one genomic window:
- a CDS encoding cytochrome c-type biogenesis protein: MLNRILCAVALLFVGATTVLAMPSQTQGFDDPVMEKRYQSLIKELRCPKCQNQNLADSNSQIAVDLRNEVYDMLSQGKADMEITSYMVDRYGEFVLYRPKVSQLTYILWFGPAIILFIGVVIVVIAARRKAATKKELSLSSEQQQQLDAILKEKD, from the coding sequence ATGCTAAACCGAATATTGTGCGCAGTCGCTTTACTGTTTGTCGGCGCAACGACTGTATTGGCCATGCCAAGCCAAACGCAGGGCTTTGACGACCCTGTGATGGAAAAGCGCTATCAATCATTAATTAAAGAGCTGCGCTGCCCTAAGTGCCAGAATCAAAACTTGGCGGATTCAAACTCTCAGATCGCCGTTGACTTGCGTAACGAAGTGTATGACATGCTCAGCCAAGGCAAAGCTGATATGGAAATTACCAGCTATATGGTTGATCGCTACGGCGAGTTTGTGCTTTATCGCCCCAAAGTGAGTCAGTTAACCTACATTTTGTGGTTTGGTCCGGCAATTATCTTGTTTATCGGCGTGGTCATTGTTGTGATTGCAGCTCGCCGTAAAGCAGCGACCAAAAAAGAGCTAAGTTTGTCGAGTGAACAACAGCAGCAACTTGATGCCATTTTAAAAGAAAAAGATTAA
- a CDS encoding DsbE family thiol:disulfide interchange protein, whose amino-acid sequence MGKIIRFLPLIVFIALGAVLYRGLFLKPQELPSALIGKPVPAFSLPGLKNAEAVLTPASLKGQIVLLNVWATWCPSCRYEHPYLIDLAKGGQVSLYGLNYKDDRQAALKWLDDLGDPYLLNVFDEAGRLGLDLGVYAAPETFVIDHHGIIRKRFAGPIDAKVWQEEFAPLVKMIRQEQARGE is encoded by the coding sequence ATGGGCAAGATTATTCGTTTTTTACCCCTCATTGTTTTTATTGCGTTGGGCGCTGTGCTCTATCGCGGCCTGTTTCTAAAGCCGCAAGAGTTGCCGTCGGCACTGATTGGCAAACCTGTACCCGCATTTAGTTTACCTGGCCTTAAAAACGCCGAAGCTGTGTTAACTCCAGCGAGTTTAAAAGGTCAAATCGTATTGCTAAACGTGTGGGCAACTTGGTGTCCTTCCTGTCGCTACGAGCACCCTTATTTGATCGACTTAGCAAAGGGCGGCCAAGTGAGTCTTTATGGTTTGAACTACAAAGATGATCGCCAAGCCGCGTTAAAATGGCTAGACGACTTAGGCGACCCTTATCTGCTTAATGTGTTTGATGAAGCGGGTCGATTAGGGTTGGACTTAGGGGTTTATGCCGCTCCAGAAACCTTCGTGATTGATCACCATGGTATTATTCGCAAACGCTTTGCCGGTCCTATTGATGCGAAAGTGTGGCAAGAGGAGTTTGCCCCGTTGGTGAAGATGATTCGCCAAGAGCAGGCGCGAGGAGAATAA
- the ccmI gene encoding c-type cytochrome biogenesis protein CcmI, with protein MFEVLVLIVGFIILLLAVIWWHFIRSSKQQAVAMTGAHREDTNIALYKEHKAEIEKDFNDGKIDEESHQYLLAELDKSLLQDIEQNKKAQATNEASTQKLSVLWPIGLSVFVLMFSLAMYSQHGAYERLAQPRIVASNDQAQQAQQEQMHAQLQQLQQAVATDPSNADAWYGLGQLYVTGGQFQLAVEAFDKVIAIEGEQADLVGAKAQATYYGANQTITPAVQALIDRALALDANDPSTNILLGMHNFINQSYQQAIDYWQKVVDSGRQTVNVTALNEAINEARSRLSLTQGSGQAEGQANDQRKAATDSVQSAVSGPQLTLAVELDEKFVSQLNQGEDKVVFVYAVPTNGGRMPVAAVKLMASDLPTQVVLNDARAMSPQMKLSMVDTVNVYAVVSQLGGAGIQSGDFKAEVTNVKVSTTEPITVSINTLVP; from the coding sequence ATGTTTGAAGTATTAGTTTTAATTGTTGGATTTATTATTCTGCTACTGGCGGTGATCTGGTGGCACTTTATTCGCAGCAGCAAGCAGCAAGCCGTTGCGATGACAGGCGCACATCGCGAAGACACCAATATCGCCTTATATAAAGAGCACAAAGCTGAAATTGAGAAAGACTTCAATGATGGCAAAATTGATGAAGAAAGCCATCAATATTTGCTGGCCGAGCTCGATAAGAGCTTGTTGCAAGATATTGAGCAAAACAAGAAAGCACAAGCGACCAACGAAGCCAGTACACAAAAGTTATCGGTACTTTGGCCAATTGGTTTAAGTGTGTTTGTGTTGATGTTCAGCTTAGCCATGTATAGCCAACACGGTGCGTACGAGAGACTGGCACAGCCGCGCATTGTGGCGAGTAATGATCAGGCACAACAAGCGCAGCAGGAACAAATGCATGCGCAGTTGCAGCAACTTCAACAAGCCGTTGCTACAGACCCAAGCAATGCTGATGCCTGGTATGGCCTAGGTCAGCTGTATGTTACTGGCGGTCAATTCCAATTAGCGGTTGAAGCATTCGATAAAGTGATTGCTATTGAAGGTGAGCAAGCCGACTTGGTTGGGGCGAAAGCCCAAGCGACTTACTACGGCGCAAACCAAACCATTACGCCAGCAGTACAAGCACTGATTGATCGCGCTTTAGCATTAGATGCCAACGATCCATCCACTAATATATTGCTTGGTATGCATAACTTTATCAATCAGTCTTACCAGCAAGCAATTGATTACTGGCAAAAAGTGGTAGATTCAGGGCGTCAAACAGTGAATGTGACAGCCCTTAACGAAGCCATTAACGAAGCGAGAAGCCGTTTGTCATTAACGCAAGGGAGCGGCCAAGCTGAGGGGCAAGCGAACGATCAAAGGAAAGCGGCTACTGACAGTGTTCAATCAGCGGTGTCAGGGCCTCAATTAACCCTTGCTGTTGAACTCGATGAAAAATTTGTTAGCCAGTTAAACCAAGGTGAAGACAAAGTCGTATTCGTTTATGCTGTGCCAACTAACGGCGGACGTATGCCTGTTGCAGCGGTAAAATTAATGGCATCAGACTTACCTACACAAGTGGTGTTAAACGATGCCAGAGCGATGAGCCCACAAATGAAACTCAGTATGGTTGATACCGTTAACGTCTATGCTGTTGTCTCCCAGCTTGGTGGCGCGGGCATTCAATCGGGTGACTTTAAAGCGGAAGTGACTAACGTCAAAGTGAGTACCACAGAGCCGATTACTGTGAGCATCAATACCTTAGTGCCTTAA
- the pepA gene encoding leucyl aminopeptidase → MEFSVKSGSPEKQRSACIVVGVFEPRRLSATAEQLDEISEGYISNLLRRGDLEGKSGQMLLLHHVPNILSERVLLVGCGKERELDERQYRQIISKTINTLNETGSMEAVCFLSELHVKGRDTYWKVRQAVEATQDCLYSFNSLKTRKEEPRRPLRKIVFNVPTRRELPIGERAITHGLGVAEGITTCKNVANMPPNICNPAYLAEQATILANDYDKVSTEIIGEKEMEALGMGSYLAVGRGSANESMMSIINYQGGDAEQPPIVLVGKGLTFDSGGISIKPGEAMDEMKYDMGGAAGVLGAMHSLAELDLPINVIGVLAGCENMPDANAYRPGDILTTMSGQTVEVLNTDAEGRLVLCDALTYVERFEPEAVIDVATLTGACVVALGKHATGLMSTHNPLAHELLNASDQSGDRAWRLPLWDDYHEQLESPFADFTNLGGRAAGAITAGCFLAKFTKKYHWAHLDIAGTAWRSGGKDKGSTGRPVSMLTQFLLNKSGAEQGE, encoded by the coding sequence ATGGAATTTAGTGTAAAAAGTGGTAGCCCTGAAAAACAACGTAGCGCCTGTATTGTCGTGGGCGTATTTGAGCCTCGCCGCTTATCAGCTACCGCTGAACAACTAGACGAAATTAGTGAAGGTTACATCAGTAACTTGCTGCGCCGTGGTGACCTAGAAGGTAAATCCGGCCAAATGCTTTTACTTCACCATGTACCAAATATTTTAAGCGAGCGCGTGTTGCTTGTCGGTTGTGGTAAAGAGCGTGAATTAGACGAGCGCCAATATCGCCAAATTATCAGTAAAACCATCAATACTTTAAACGAAACAGGTTCGATGGAAGCGGTGTGTTTCTTATCTGAGCTGCATGTTAAAGGGCGTGACACCTACTGGAAAGTGCGTCAAGCGGTAGAAGCAACGCAAGACTGCCTCTACAGCTTTAACAGTTTAAAAACCCGCAAAGAAGAACCTCGCCGCCCGTTGCGTAAAATTGTTTTCAACGTACCAACGCGCCGTGAATTACCTATCGGCGAGCGCGCGATCACTCATGGTTTAGGTGTTGCTGAAGGTATTACAACCTGTAAAAACGTGGCGAACATGCCACCGAACATTTGTAACCCTGCTTACCTTGCCGAACAAGCGACCATTCTTGCTAACGATTACGACAAAGTAAGCACCGAAATTATTGGCGAGAAAGAAATGGAAGCGCTTGGTATGGGGTCATACCTTGCCGTTGGTCGCGGCTCGGCTAACGAGTCGATGATGAGCATTATCAACTACCAAGGCGGCGATGCTGAACAACCACCAATCGTATTGGTTGGTAAAGGCTTAACCTTTGATTCTGGTGGTATTTCCATCAAGCCAGGTGAAGCCATGGACGAAATGAAATACGACATGGGCGGCGCAGCTGGTGTCTTAGGTGCGATGCACTCACTAGCGGAATTAGACCTGCCAATTAATGTGATTGGTGTATTAGCGGGCTGTGAAAACATGCCAGATGCTAACGCTTATCGCCCGGGTGACATTTTAACGACCATGTCTGGTCAAACCGTTGAAGTATTAAATACTGACGCCGAAGGCCGCTTAGTGCTATGTGATGCATTGACCTACGTTGAACGCTTTGAGCCAGAAGCCGTGATTGATGTCGCCACGTTAACAGGGGCTTGTGTCGTTGCCTTAGGTAAACACGCAACGGGCTTGATGAGTACGCATAACCCATTAGCACATGAGCTACTTAATGCTTCTGATCAAAGTGGTGACCGCGCATGGCGTTTACCTTTGTGGGATGACTACCACGAGCAATTAGAAAGCCCATTTGCGGATTTCACTAACTTAGGTGGTCGTGCTGCAGGTGCTATTACTGCCGGTTGCTTCTTAGCGAAATTTACTAAGAAATACCACTGGGCACATTTAGATATTGCTGGCACGGCATGGCGCAGCGGTGGTAAAGACAAAGGTTCTACGGGTCGCCCGGTTAGCATGCTAACCCAGTTTTTACTCAACAAAAGTGGTGCCGAGCAAGGCGAGTAA
- the lptF gene encoding LPS export ABC transporter permease LptF, with product MIVFRYLLKEVAKTQLAVFFVLMTIFISQKFVRLLDDASEGGIPGHLVMMFIGLKMPDLAGMLLPLSLFLGVLLAYGRIYADSEMTVLHACGVSEWYVVRVTLVLSLITAIFTGLFTLYLAPMAAEYEYQVKEKLAADSGISAMVAGRFQKTGNKKAVVFIHDKDRADSSLNKVFVAQLPSEVGGTESVINSSLVYADKGRVVEEESGSQRLVLEDGTRYQSDINSGEFRAVAFDKYYIQIQDQKVEHKRRKISAIATEDLLLDDSQDAQAAIQWRLAFPLACLILTLVAVPLSVVNPRQGKFAKLLPALLLFLAYFLLLTAMRSGVEGNALPYYVGLWPVHLIALALGASLLMKSRTSGLRLKARLPKASKNRRETDVKPASNSGVGEQ from the coding sequence GTGATTGTATTTCGTTATCTATTAAAGGAAGTGGCCAAAACTCAGCTGGCAGTTTTCTTTGTGTTGATGACCATTTTTATTAGTCAGAAGTTTGTTCGATTACTCGATGATGCCTCAGAAGGCGGCATTCCCGGGCATCTAGTCATGATGTTTATCGGCTTAAAAATGCCTGATTTAGCCGGTATGTTATTACCGCTGAGTTTATTCCTTGGTGTCTTACTCGCCTATGGGCGAATCTATGCCGACAGTGAAATGACGGTATTGCACGCTTGTGGGGTCAGCGAATGGTATGTGGTGCGCGTTACCTTAGTGCTGAGTTTGATCACTGCGATTTTTACTGGCCTCTTTACCTTATATCTGGCGCCGATGGCGGCAGAATATGAATATCAAGTAAAAGAAAAGCTAGCCGCCGATTCCGGCATCAGCGCTATGGTCGCCGGCCGTTTCCAGAAAACTGGTAACAAGAAAGCGGTAGTCTTTATTCACGATAAAGACAGAGCCGATAGCTCGCTTAATAAAGTCTTTGTGGCTCAGCTGCCCAGTGAAGTGGGCGGTACCGAAAGTGTGATTAACTCAAGCTTAGTGTATGCCGATAAAGGGCGCGTTGTGGAAGAAGAATCTGGCTCACAGCGCTTAGTGCTGGAAGATGGCACTCGTTATCAAAGTGATATTAATTCAGGCGAGTTTCGCGCCGTCGCTTTTGATAAATACTACATTCAAATTCAAGATCAAAAAGTGGAGCATAAACGCCGAAAAATCAGTGCGATTGCTACCGAAGATCTCTTGCTTGATGACTCGCAAGATGCGCAAGCGGCGATTCAATGGCGTTTAGCCTTTCCGCTCGCTTGTCTTATTTTAACCTTAGTCGCGGTGCCGCTGTCTGTGGTTAACCCAAGGCAAGGCAAGTTTGCCAAACTACTCCCTGCACTTTTATTGTTTTTAGCCTACTTCCTGCTGCTTACTGCGATGCGCTCTGGTGTCGAAGGTAATGCCCTACCTTATTACGTTGGCTTGTGGCCTGTTCATTTAATTGCGCTAGCGCTTGGTGCGAGCTTATTAATGAAGAGTCGAACTAGTGGGCTGCGCTTGAAGGCAAGGCTACCCAAAGCTTCAAAAAATAGGCGAGAAACCGACGTAAAACCAGCAAGTAACAGCGGTGTAGGGGAGCAATA
- a CDS encoding DNA polymerase III subunit chi, with the protein MQTQAVFHLMPDGSSEQARLHYACSLAANYFRQQQKVYIFTEDQQLAHHVDELLWSFEPDSFVPHNLVGEGPKQGSPVEIGWQPPRGRRAVLINLAQNMPVFANQFSHVMDFVPAPEQEKQLARERFKTCRQFGFQVDTHAVST; encoded by the coding sequence ATGCAAACCCAAGCAGTTTTTCATTTGATGCCTGATGGCAGTAGCGAACAAGCAAGATTACATTATGCCTGTAGCTTAGCGGCAAACTACTTTCGCCAGCAACAAAAGGTGTATATTTTCACCGAAGACCAGCAGTTGGCGCATCATGTTGATGAACTTTTGTGGTCGTTTGAGCCTGACAGTTTTGTACCACACAACCTAGTGGGCGAAGGCCCTAAGCAGGGGTCGCCAGTTGAAATCGGCTGGCAACCACCACGCGGAAGACGCGCAGTGCTAATCAATTTAGCGCAAAACATGCCTGTGTTTGCCAACCAATTTTCACATGTAATGGACTTTGTACCAGCACCCGAGCAAGAAAAACAGCTTGCCCGCGAGCGCTTTAAAACTTGTCGCCAGTTCGGCTTTCAAGTCGACACGCACGCCGTATCGACTTAG
- a CDS encoding valine--tRNA ligase, producing the protein MEKTFNPSDIEQQLYQSWEEKGYFSPTGEGDGYSIAIPPPNVTGSLHMGHAFQQTIMDTLIRFQRMQSKKTLWQSGTDHAGIATQMVVERKIGAEEDKTRHDYGRDAFIDKIWEWKAESGGNISQQMRRLGNSIDWQRERFTMDDGLSHAVQEVFVQLYQDDLIYRGKRLVNWDPKLHTAISDLEVENKDKKGHMWHLRYPLADGAKTSEGQDHLVVATTRPETMLGDTGVAVNPEDPRYKDLIGKFVELPLVGRRIPIVGDEHADMEKGTGCVKITPAHDFNDNEVGKRCGLAMINIFDKDAAVLAQAEVYDTNGEASDAFDTALPAEFAGLDRFAARKAIVAKFEELGLLESIKDHDLVAPYGDRSGVVIEPLLTDQWYVRVAPLAKPAIEAVENGDIEFVPKQYENMYFAWMRDIQDWCISRQLWWGHRIPAWYDDNGNVYVGRDEAEVRATNGLADDVALRQDDDVLDTWFSSALWTFSTLGWPEKTPELEDFHSTDVLVTGFDIIFFWVARMIMMTMHFVKDDDGKPQVPFKQVYVTGLIRDDHGDKMSKSKGNVIDPIDMIDGISLDELLTKRTGNMMQPQLAEKIAKRTKKEFPEGIEAHGTDALRFTLSALASTGRDINWDMKRLDGYRNFCNKLWNASRYVLMNTEEHDCGSSSPQGKGGDMEFSLADKWITSQFQQTVKAVHEAFNTFRFDLASQALYEFTWNQFCDWYLELTKPVLFKGSEAQQRGTRYTLVNTLEALLRLMHPIMPFITETVWQSVQPLSAFEAKGDSIMIQSFPQFDESAVDEQALTDVEWVKQFIVAIRNIRGEMDIAPSKPLPVLLTNVSAEDQRRLDDNEQFLSSLAKLESIQVLGDASEAPASASAVIGEMTVLIPMAGLIDKDAELARLSKGIEKLEKDVQRVKGKLSNDNFVGKAPQAVIEKEKAKLADAESTLAKMLEQKLQIKAL; encoded by the coding sequence ATGGAAAAAACATTTAATCCTTCTGATATCGAACAGCAGCTTTACCAAAGCTGGGAAGAAAAAGGCTACTTTAGCCCAACAGGTGAAGGCGATGGTTACTCAATTGCCATCCCCCCACCAAACGTTACTGGCAGCCTGCACATGGGTCACGCTTTCCAACAAACCATTATGGATACCTTGATCCGTTTCCAACGTATGCAAAGCAAAAAAACCTTATGGCAGTCAGGCACTGACCACGCAGGTATTGCGACGCAAATGGTGGTTGAGCGTAAAATTGGTGCGGAAGAAGACAAAACCCGCCACGATTACGGCCGTGATGCCTTTATCGATAAAATCTGGGAATGGAAAGCAGAGTCTGGTGGCAACATCAGCCAGCAAATGCGCCGCCTAGGCAACTCCATTGACTGGCAACGTGAACGCTTCACCATGGATGACGGCTTATCACATGCCGTGCAAGAAGTGTTTGTGCAGTTATATCAAGACGATTTGATTTATCGTGGTAAGCGCCTGGTTAACTGGGACCCTAAACTTCACACAGCTATCTCAGACCTTGAAGTTGAAAACAAAGACAAAAAAGGCCACATGTGGCACTTGCGATATCCACTAGCGGATGGTGCAAAAACCAGTGAAGGCCAAGACCACTTAGTGGTCGCCACTACTCGCCCAGAAACGATGTTGGGTGACACAGGCGTTGCGGTTAACCCAGAAGATCCACGTTACAAAGACTTGATTGGCAAATTCGTTGAATTGCCATTAGTGGGCCGCCGCATTCCTATTGTTGGTGACGAGCACGCGGATATGGAAAAAGGCACAGGTTGTGTAAAAATCACCCCAGCGCACGACTTTAACGATAACGAAGTCGGTAAGCGTTGTGGCCTGGCCATGATCAACATCTTTGATAAAGATGCAGCAGTACTCGCACAAGCTGAAGTGTACGACACTAACGGTGAGGCTTCTGATGCGTTCGATACTGCCTTACCTGCTGAATTTGCTGGCCTTGACCGCTTTGCCGCCCGTAAAGCTATTGTTGCCAAGTTTGAAGAGTTAGGTTTATTAGAAAGCATTAAAGATCACGACTTAGTCGCGCCATACGGTGATCGCTCAGGCGTAGTGATTGAGCCACTGTTAACTGATCAATGGTATGTACGTGTTGCACCGCTAGCAAAACCTGCCATTGAAGCAGTTGAGAACGGTGATATCGAGTTTGTTCCTAAGCAATACGAAAACATGTATTTCGCTTGGATGCGCGACATTCAGGACTGGTGTATTTCACGTCAGTTATGGTGGGGACACCGTATCCCGGCATGGTACGACGACAACGGCAATGTATACGTAGGGCGCGATGAAGCGGAAGTACGCGCGACAAATGGCTTAGCTGATGACGTTGCCCTTCGCCAAGACGATGATGTATTAGATACATGGTTCTCATCTGCCCTATGGACTTTCTCAACACTCGGTTGGCCTGAAAAAACACCAGAGCTAGAAGACTTCCACTCTACTGATGTGTTAGTGACGGGTTTTGACATCATTTTCTTCTGGGTTGCCCGTATGATCATGATGACCATGCACTTTGTTAAAGATGACGATGGCAAGCCACAAGTACCCTTTAAGCAAGTGTATGTAACAGGTCTAATTCGCGATGATCATGGCGACAAGATGTCGAAATCGAAAGGTAATGTTATTGACCCTATCGATATGATTGACGGCATTTCATTAGATGAGTTGCTGACCAAACGTACTGGCAATATGATGCAGCCTCAACTGGCGGAAAAGATTGCCAAACGCACCAAGAAAGAATTCCCAGAAGGTATTGAAGCACACGGTACTGACGCGTTGCGCTTTACTTTATCGGCACTTGCTTCAACTGGTCGAGACATCAATTGGGATATGAAGCGTTTAGACGGTTACCGCAACTTCTGTAACAAGTTATGGAACGCTAGCCGCTACGTGTTGATGAACACCGAGGAGCACGACTGCGGTAGCTCTTCACCTCAAGGAAAGGGCGGCGACATGGAATTTTCACTTGCTGACAAATGGATCACAAGCCAATTCCAACAAACCGTAAAAGCCGTGCACGAAGCGTTTAACACGTTCCGTTTCGACTTAGCCTCGCAAGCATTATACGAATTCACTTGGAACCAATTCTGTGACTGGTATTTAGAGCTCACTAAACCAGTACTATTCAAAGGCAGTGAAGCACAACAACGTGGCACACGTTACACGCTCGTAAACACGCTAGAAGCGCTATTACGCTTAATGCACCCGATTATGCCATTTATCACTGAAACGGTGTGGCAATCAGTTCAACCGCTTTCTGCGTTTGAAGCCAAGGGTGACAGCATTATGATCCAAAGCTTCCCGCAATTTGACGAAAGCGCTGTTGATGAACAAGCACTGACTGATGTTGAGTGGGTGAAGCAGTTTATCGTTGCTATTCGTAATATTCGCGGTGAAATGGATATTGCCCCAAGCAAGCCATTGCCAGTATTACTAACCAACGTCTCAGCAGAAGATCAACGCCGTTTAGACGACAATGAGCAGTTCTTGAGCTCACTGGCTAAGCTTGAGTCAATTCAGGTACTAGGCGACGCCAGTGAAGCCCCAGCTTCTGCATCGGCGGTTATTGGTGAAATGACGGTGCTTATCCCAATGGCTGGCTTAATTGATAAAGATGCTGAGCTTGCGCGTTTAAGTAAAGGCATTGAAAAGCTAGAAAAAGACGTACAACGCGTGAAAGGTAAATTAAGCAACGACAACTTCGTTGGTAAAGCACCTCAAGCGGTTATCGAAAAAGAAAAAGCGAAGCTGGCCGACGCTGAGTCTACCTTAGCGAAAATGTTAGAGCAAAAACTTCAAATCAAAGCCCTTTAA
- a CDS encoding cold-shock protein, with translation MSDTVTGKVKFFNESKGFGFIEQENGPDVFVHFSAIQGSGFRTLTDGQSVSFSVKQGQKGPEAENVTAL, from the coding sequence ATGTCAGACACAGTAACTGGTAAAGTAAAATTCTTTAATGAGTCGAAAGGCTTTGGTTTCATCGAGCAAGAAAATGGCCCAGATGTATTCGTACATTTCAGTGCTATTCAAGGTTCAGGTTTCCGTACATTAACTGACGGTCAATCTGTTTCTTTCAGCGTTAAGCAAGGTCAAAAAGGCCCAGAAGCTGAGAACGTAACAGCTCTTTAA
- the hemH gene encoding ferrochelatase: MSRFLGLDKSIHDKRLKTGVLLVNLGTPDAPTPSALRRYLREFLSDPRVVEIPRLVWMIILHGIILRIRPAKSAKLYKSIWTKDGSPLLAISKRQMGKVKQRLHQTYGEDVTVDVAMRYGNPSVSSVLKKMQQRGINNLVVLPLYPQYAGPTTASAFDAVVKEIQQWRWIPSVNFIGSYHDHPLYIKALANSIREHFEQHGKPDKLVLSYHGMPKLFHDNGDPYYCFCAKTTRLLAEALEFNEDEFVMTFQSRFGKAEWLKPYTDATLAELAESGTKHVAIVSPAFSADCLETLEELEEENREEFMAAGGETYHYIPALNDRDDHIDVLEDLVKPHIV; the protein is encoded by the coding sequence ATGTCTCGATTCCTCGGGCTTGATAAAAGCATCCATGACAAGCGTCTAAAAACCGGTGTGTTACTCGTTAACTTGGGTACACCTGATGCGCCAACGCCTAGCGCCTTGCGCCGTTACCTCAGGGAATTTCTGTCTGATCCGCGCGTGGTTGAAATACCGCGTTTGGTGTGGATGATTATTTTGCATGGTATTATTTTACGGATTCGACCTGCTAAATCAGCGAAGCTGTATAAGAGCATTTGGACGAAAGATGGCTCACCGCTATTAGCGATTAGTAAGCGTCAAATGGGCAAGGTAAAGCAACGTCTGCATCAAACCTATGGCGAAGACGTGACGGTGGATGTCGCCATGCGTTATGGCAATCCAAGCGTTAGCTCAGTACTCAAAAAAATGCAGCAGCGCGGCATCAATAACTTGGTGGTATTGCCTTTATATCCGCAATACGCCGGGCCAACAACGGCTTCTGCCTTTGATGCGGTGGTTAAAGAGATTCAGCAATGGCGTTGGATCCCAAGTGTGAACTTTATTGGCTCCTATCACGATCACCCGCTGTATATCAAAGCGCTTGCTAATAGCATTCGTGAGCACTTTGAGCAGCACGGTAAACCTGACAAACTGGTGTTGTCCTACCATGGTATGCCTAAGCTATTTCATGATAATGGCGACCCTTACTATTGTTTCTGTGCCAAAACCACAAGATTGCTGGCAGAAGCACTTGAATTTAACGAAGATGAGTTCGTGATGACCTTTCAATCGCGTTTTGGTAAAGCAGAATGGTTAAAGCCATACACTGACGCTACCTTGGCGGAGTTAGCTGAGAGCGGCACTAAGCATGTTGCGATTGTAAGTCCTGCATTTAGTGCTGATTGTTTGGAAACTTTGGAAGAGTTAGAAGAAGAGAATCGCGAAGAGTTTATGGCAGCTGGTGGGGAAACTTATCACTATATTCCGGCGCTCAATGATCGCGATGATCATATCGATGTGCTTGAAGATTTGGTCAAGCCACATATCGTGTAG
- a CDS encoding glutathione peroxidase produces the protein MFAPSAIATSSGSVDATASKQTAQCAPFLNHSFRKLHAQEQVDLCELTAGKPVLVINTASNCGFTPQFKALEALHKQYKEQGLVVVGFPSDDFFQEEDDEKDTAEVCFVNYGVTFTMLQTSPVRGSDANPVFKHLADETTAPKWNFYKYLISKDGQQVKHFNSRVKPDEAEFIQAVEAVL, from the coding sequence ATGTTTGCACCGAGTGCCATTGCTACTAGCAGTGGTTCCGTTGACGCCACTGCCAGCAAGCAAACGGCGCAATGTGCACCTTTTTTAAATCATAGTTTCCGCAAGCTACACGCCCAAGAGCAAGTCGACTTATGTGAACTTACCGCAGGCAAGCCGGTGTTAGTGATCAACACGGCATCAAATTGTGGTTTTACCCCGCAATTTAAGGCATTAGAAGCGCTGCACAAGCAATACAAAGAGCAGGGCCTAGTGGTGGTAGGCTTCCCGTCAGACGATTTCTTCCAAGAAGAAGATGATGAGAAAGACACTGCGGAAGTGTGTTTTGTTAACTACGGCGTTACCTTTACCATGTTGCAAACCTCACCTGTACGCGGTTCAGATGCCAATCCTGTATTCAAACACTTAGCCGATGAAACCACTGCACCCAAGTGGAATTTCTACAAATATTTAATTAGCAAAGACGGTCAGCAGGTCAAACACTTCAATAGTCGTGTAAAACCTGACGAAGCTGAGTTTATTCAAGCGGTTGAAGCGGTGCTGTAA